The Xanthomonas indica sequence GGTCGGCCAGGAACGACAGCAGTTCCGGCCCGTCCAGCAGCACGTCGCCGGCGAACGGGAAGGCGGTGGCCGGGATGTCCTCCAGCGGCGCGCCGTGGCTGTCGATGCGCTGCCGCCGCGAGGAGGCCAGCAGCACGTCCGGCGCCGACTGCATCGCTGCGACCAGCGCGGCCACGCAGTCCGGCGCCAGCACATCGTCGTCGTGCAGGAATTTCACGTACTCGCCCTGGGCCAGGGCGATGCCGCGCGCAGTGCTGCCGAGTTCGCCCAGCTGGCTGGGATTGCGGTGGTAGCGGATCGGGAACGGGGCGCCGGCGGCGCGGCGTTCCACCACCTCGGCGATCGCCTCGGTGGGGTTGTCGTCGCAGATGACCAGTTCCAGTGCCGGATAGGTCTGGGCCAGCACGCTGTCGAGCGCCTGCTCGAAGTAGCGCAGCTTGTAGGCCGGCATGACCACGCTGACCAGGGGCGGGTGGGGCATGAACGATGGACCGTGTCGGAAAAGGAGCGGGGCGCACACTGCGCCTGATCCATCGCTTATGCAACAACCATGCCGCGCGTCGCGGACCTGCCGCGGCGATGTCGTGGGCTCGGCAGCAGAGCGGTCAGCAGATCGCCGTGCAGCGGGGACAGATCCACCGGGCCGGTCACCATGCCGTGTCATGCCGCGTGCGGCGGGACGTGCCGGCCTGGCATGCCTATCGCGGCGTAAGTGCTGGCCCCAAAAAGCGCGACACAGCGGAACGTTCCGCCATCAATCCCATTCCACGTAAAGCACGGTGTCGTAGAAGTACAGCGAGTACTTGCGCAGGCGCAGCCTGGCGCCCGGCAGGATCCGGTCCAGCTCGGCGACGATGTCCAGCAGGTCGAGCGCGTGGTGATAGCAGGTGATGGCCAAGCGCGGGCGGCAGCGCCGGATCAGTTCGGTGGCCCCGCGCAATACCAGCGGCTCGGCGCCTTCCACGTCCATCTTCAGCAAGGTGGCGCGCTCGACGACATCGTCCAGGCGCAGGCAGTCCACATGCGCCGCGCCGTTGCCGTCGAGACGGCTGCCCATGGTGCCCTGTGCGTCGAATGCCAAAGTGCCGGCGCTGTCGGCGACCGCCGCGTTGTACAGCGTGGTGCGGCCACCATCCTCCGCCAATCCCTGCTGCAGGACGGCATAGTTGGTCGGGTCCGGTTCGAATGCATGGATGGCCGCATAGCGGTTGCGGGCGGCGATGCGGAACTTGCGCACGGTATCGCCGTCGTAGGCGCCGATGTCCACATAGTGCTCGTCCGCGCCGATCCGGATCGGATGCGGATTGCCTGCGAACATGGAGAAATATTCCTGTTCGCCCGGGCACAGCACCTCCAGCAAGGGCTGCCGATCGCCGTTCAGCGCCATCTGCAGGACCGCATCGAGCGTGCCTACGCTCAGGGCATCGGCGAGGCGAGCGCGCACGGCGTCGAAGCGTTGGGCATGTGCCAGTGTCTGCGCGCGGGTCGTCGGTCCGGTCTGGTAGATCAGGGTCATGTCCAGCGCGTACATCAACTCCGGCAGATCGACGTGGCGGCCGCCGACCTGTTGCACCAGTTGCGCAAAGTGCAGCCACGTCGGGATCGAATAGCCGCAATTGATTGCAGGGAGCTTCGCCAGTTGCGAATCCCGCCGCAGCGCCGCCGTCGGCAGTACGGTATCGAAACCGGCGACCGGCGTGCCTTGCGCATCCAGCACGTCGTCCACTGCGACGATCTGGATGCCGGGAGCCCTGGCACGTAGTGCAGCGGCCGCAGCGGCGGCGAAGACGTTCCCCAGGTAGGAACTGGGGGCGAGGAACATCGCGCCGCCAGCGCGCATGCAAGCATCGATCAGGTCCGCTTCGCGCTGAAGCGCGGCCAGAGGGTCGGTCATGGGTCCACTCGAAAGGGCGCGCCATAGGAGGCGTGCGGATGCTGGAAAGACGGATACGAGGGGCATGTCGCGTGGTA is a genomic window containing:
- a CDS encoding FkbM family methyltransferase codes for the protein MTIPCGLIALPRDMPLVSVFPASARLLWRALSSGPMTDPLAALQREADLIDACMRAGGAMFLAPSSYLGNVFAAAAAAALRARAPGIQIVAVDDVLDAQGTPVAGFDTVLPTAALRRDSQLAKLPAINCGYSIPTWLHFAQLVQQVGGRHVDLPELMYALDMTLIYQTGPTTRAQTLAHAQRFDAVRARLADALSVGTLDAVLQMALNGDRQPLLEVLCPGEQEYFSMFAGNPHPIRIGADEHYVDIGAYDGDTVRKFRIAARNRYAAIHAFEPDPTNYAVLQQGLAEDGGRTTLYNAAVADSAGTLAFDAQGTMGSRLDGNGAAHVDCLRLDDVVERATLLKMDVEGAEPLVLRGATELIRRCRPRLAITCYHHALDLLDIVAELDRILPGARLRLRKYSLYFYDTVLYVEWD